GAGTGTTTATATTAATCAAAGGCAAAACCCATATCTAAATCCTTTAGAGTTTTCAAAATAATTGCGGGACACACTCTTTTTACTCCAGGTATCATTGATATATCATTATGTATCTTCGCTATTTCATTTTCATCTCTAGCCCATATAACTGCCATTAGTGTGTGATCACCTGTTGTTAGCCATAGCCCTTTAACATCATCTCTATTCTTTAGATATTCAAGAATATTGAAGAGTTTATCTGGTTCAATATCTATACCAGTAAATGATACTATTTTAAATCCAAGTCTTCTTGGATCAACAACAATAGTGTACCTTTTTATAAGTCTAGATTCAAGCCTCTTAACTCTCTTCATAACAGCAACATCGCTAATCCCAATAGCTCTAGCTATATCTGTATAGGTAGCTCTTGCATTTGAAGCCAATATTTCTAACAATTTAATATCCTTTTCATCCAACTCTATCGATTCACTCATATCTATTAACACCTTCAGTAATACGAAAACCTCTTATTCTAAAA
Above is a genomic segment from Ignisphaera aggregans DSM 17230 containing:
- a CDS encoding transcriptional regulator, AsnC family (COGs: COG1522 Transcriptional regulators~InterPro IPR000485:IPR019887:IPR019888:IPR002345~KEGG: smr:Smar_0048 AsnC family transcriptional regulator~PFAM: Transcription regulator, AsnC-type-like~SMART: Transcription regulator, AsnC-type~SPTR: A3DKK1 Transcriptional regulator, AsnC family~PFAM: HTH domain; AsnC family), with amino-acid sequence MSESIELDEKDIKLLEILASNARATYTDIARAIGISDVAVMKRVKRLESRLIKRYTIVVDPRRLGFKIVSFTGIDIEPDKLFNILEYLKNRDDVKGLWLTTGDHTLMAVIWARDENEIAKIHNDISMIPGVKRVCPAIILKTLKDLDMGFAFD